In Candidatus Ozemobacteraceae bacterium, one genomic interval encodes:
- a CDS encoding flagellin translates to MSLSINQNILSLKTHTQLSTTSSRLEKSIEKLSSGLRINRAADDAAGLAISEKLRRQVRGLSRAVLNAQDGVSMIQAAEGALSETQSILQRMRELAIQSSNDTLTSNDRLEIQKEVNQLRDDINRIANNTEFNTKKLLDGSQTALISSSSQYVDGMVTGVGKGGGDFDVSITLMQAGISQMQRSQIFTLNDGTGALAKGSTQLQSIAQFYDSNGVFVLASPLELSLSGNSKTTSVSVDGQMSLDRLAAAIQNALIGTSGLGIANSKVGLVNTAQTGVAGIGGYLQMTSGAIGDAGDVALSADQALMSALGLTTIRQSKNNLVELTSRDAFGNIRQVRTSEDKASGLLEGIDLQFDSQAAQVAGIGGLETGLRITGETFTISAGGVWKRINIAAGTWTMEGLARSINAQLTTTAGTTGVRFSGVSAMVIDGQIRIMYEPVVAGRDSSFNIVNASANTIGLLNGSYSGFAQGSKDATKGVFGFSHYVLSSQLVSTLYTVYIEVNDGVVSSTYIGISVTDQILSPDMLVFDTWKSEQEELLRSAGVQVRIDAVNGGLAFTSLRVGKENLVSGGTSLSQVRVTFDATAMGFDKKFGLSKDATAVGYGDKNFRMHVVDNTPQFQIGADEGQNMKIAISEMSAKALGVDNLDLTSIAGAQKSLSKLNKAIDKVSSERSKLGAFQNRLEYSINNLNTTKTNLSAAESRIRDADMALEMVEFTRNQIVSQSGTAMMAQANLIPQNILQLLK, encoded by the coding sequence ATGTCTCTCAGCATCAATCAGAACATCCTGTCGCTCAAAACGCACACGCAGCTTTCAACCACATCCAGCCGGCTCGAAAAATCCATCGAGAAATTGAGTTCCGGCCTTCGCATCAACAGGGCTGCAGACGACGCCGCAGGGCTCGCCATCAGTGAAAAGCTTCGCCGCCAGGTCAGGGGCCTGAGCCGTGCGGTGCTGAACGCCCAGGACGGCGTTTCGATGATTCAGGCCGCTGAAGGCGCGTTGAGCGAAACCCAGAGCATTCTGCAGCGCATGCGCGAACTGGCCATCCAGTCGAGCAACGACACGCTCACCAGCAATGACCGTCTGGAAATCCAGAAGGAAGTCAACCAGCTCCGCGATGACATCAATCGCATCGCGAACAACACCGAGTTCAACACCAAGAAGCTGCTCGACGGCAGCCAGACGGCGCTGATCAGCTCGAGTTCCCAGTATGTCGACGGCATGGTTACCGGCGTCGGCAAGGGCGGCGGCGATTTCGACGTCAGCATCACCCTGATGCAGGCTGGCATCAGCCAGATGCAGCGCTCCCAGATTTTCACCCTCAACGACGGCACCGGAGCCCTTGCCAAAGGCTCGACCCAGCTGCAGAGCATCGCCCAGTTCTATGACTCGAACGGCGTGTTCGTCCTGGCTTCCCCTCTGGAACTCTCTCTCAGCGGCAACTCAAAGACGACCTCCGTCTCGGTTGACGGCCAGATGTCGCTCGACCGCCTTGCGGCCGCCATTCAGAACGCGCTCATCGGCACCTCGGGGCTCGGCATTGCGAACTCGAAGGTCGGTCTTGTGAACACCGCCCAGACGGGCGTTGCGGGCATCGGCGGCTACCTCCAGATGACCTCGGGCGCCATTGGCGACGCCGGCGACGTGGCGTTGTCCGCCGACCAGGCGCTGATGTCGGCTCTCGGCCTGACCACGATTCGCCAGTCGAAGAACAACCTCGTGGAACTCACCTCGCGTGACGCTTTCGGAAACATCCGGCAGGTCCGCACGTCGGAAGACAAGGCGTCCGGCCTTCTCGAGGGAATCGATCTCCAGTTTGACTCGCAGGCGGCGCAGGTTGCAGGTATCGGAGGCCTCGAAACCGGGCTTCGGATCACGGGTGAGACGTTCACGATCTCTGCCGGCGGCGTCTGGAAGAGAATCAATATCGCGGCCGGCACCTGGACGATGGAAGGCCTGGCGCGCAGCATCAATGCCCAGCTCACCACCACCGCCGGCACCACCGGTGTGCGGTTCAGCGGCGTCTCGGCGATGGTCATCGACGGCCAGATTCGTATCATGTATGAACCCGTCGTTGCCGGTCGCGACTCGTCGTTCAACATCGTCAATGCCTCGGCGAACACGATTGGCCTTCTGAACGGTTCCTATAGCGGTTTTGCCCAGGGCTCCAAGGATGCCACCAAGGGCGTGTTCGGCTTCAGCCACTACGTTCTGAGTTCGCAGCTCGTATCGACCCTGTATACGGTGTACATCGAAGTCAACGACGGCGTTGTGTCCAGCACGTATATCGGCATTTCCGTCACCGACCAGATCCTCAGCCCCGACATGCTGGTGTTCGACACCTGGAAGTCGGAACAGGAAGAACTGCTTCGGTCGGCGGGCGTCCAGGTCCGGATCGACGCGGTCAACGGCGGTCTCGCCTTCACCTCGCTTCGCGTGGGAAAAGAGAACCTCGTCTCCGGCGGCACGAGCCTCAGCCAGGTGCGCGTCACGTTCGACGCGACCGCCATGGGCTTCGACAAGAAGTTCGGCCTTTCCAAAGATGCCACGGCGGTCGGCTACGGCGACAAGAACTTCCGGATGCACGTGGTCGACAACACGCCGCAGTTCCAGATCGGCGCCGATGAAGGCCAGAACATGAAGATCGCGATTTCGGAGATGTCGGCGAAGGCCCTCGGGGTGGACAATCTCGACCTGACCAGCATCGCCGGCGCTCAGAAGAGTCTTTCCAAGCTGAACAAGGCGATCGACAAGGTGTCTTCCGAGCGGTCCAAACTCGGCGCCTTCCAGAACAGGCTGGAATACTCGATCAACAATCTGAATACCACCAAGACCAACCTCAGCGCCGCCGAGTCGCGCATCAGGGATGCCGACATGGCGCTCGAAATGGTCGAGTTCACACGCAACCAGATCGTCTCCCAGTCCGGGACGGCGATGATGGCCCAGGCCAACCTGATCCCGCAGAACATCCTCCAGCTTCTGAAGTAA
- a CDS encoding flagellin, which yields MALRINTNVTALSAHRNLAVNDSGLSKSIERLSSGLRINRAADDAAGLTISEKLRTQVRGISRAIMNVQDGVSLIQTAEGALNEIQAMLQRMRELALQSSNDTLTTTDRLEIQKEVQELKKDINRISYNTEFNTRKLLDGTGTAVISTSDPDNLDAVVTDQVLTFSDFSVVVYPQTTNVPGKGQVTKSGTSQQQRSNIFMRTDGQIASGSTTLQSITNFTDRDGYFILDTPQTLYVQGDNHLNSFVISKDLTLDQLAERMQAAITKDQLGNGLNFTGSTVVFSDEGETNGQLLATSGKKGLVGRINFTGEQNLISALGFGEVVAPEDPVYSIAVTNLGLPVGERTSTTTKIAGSRAVGLIQGIDLVFTPPTQAYVTSQAAVPAIRITSGFTFQVQDSTGMGASNIVSVTITTGTFSMEQIASIVDTTLSTSTAATTVRVRLNDASALEFYTTDTGSGAYINIANAPVGNALGVADGRYSGTGGTGASTTGTNPPLLDFTSTASGGIGSVAFTVTDFHSTAVYTVKLTANFTGGGLASLVQTINNQLAGTMIRAEAVDGVLRMKSLETGFNSGFTIATATGTIATSLFINYGTYTGVNGSAAVQSFAFNDSTVVYGFNIPESTATATADPLRFYVADLDGNGMTISVAAGTAGASFLAIGDLARMINAQANVAGVQVAAEVETATQTLRLFSSVPGKKGEVTLSDLGGVAGSMNTLQSVLGITPQTYANGIGDYSYKVHVKDTSISFQIGANQGETEKAHICRTDVVALGIMDLDLTTIASSENAITLVDQALQKISSERSRLGAIENRMFYTTNSLRVALENMSAADSQIRDLDMAGEVINLTKYQILQQASNSMLAQANVSSQRVLDLLR from the coding sequence ATGGCCCTGAGAATCAATACCAATGTTACCGCTCTGTCCGCCCACCGGAATCTTGCAGTCAACGACAGCGGGCTCTCGAAGTCGATAGAGCGGCTCTCGTCGGGACTGCGCATCAACCGTGCCGCAGACGATGCCGCGGGATTGACCATCTCGGAAAAGCTGCGCACGCAGGTGCGCGGTATTTCGCGGGCCATCATGAACGTTCAGGACGGCGTCAGCCTCATCCAGACGGCCGAAGGCGCGCTGAACGAGATCCAAGCCATGCTCCAGCGCATGCGCGAACTGGCCCTCCAGTCCAGCAACGACACCCTCACCACCACCGACCGCCTGGAGATCCAGAAGGAAGTCCAGGAGCTGAAAAAAGATATCAATCGCATCTCGTATAATACCGAGTTCAATACGAGAAAGCTGCTTGACGGAACGGGTACCGCCGTCATTTCCACGAGCGACCCCGATAACCTCGACGCCGTCGTGACGGACCAGGTTCTCACCTTCTCGGACTTCTCCGTGGTCGTGTATCCCCAGACGACGAACGTGCCCGGCAAGGGGCAGGTCACCAAGTCCGGAACCTCACAACAGCAGCGGTCGAACATCTTCATGCGGACCGACGGTCAGATCGCTTCCGGCTCGACGACCCTCCAGTCGATCACCAATTTCACCGATAGAGATGGCTATTTTATTCTCGACACCCCCCAGACGCTCTACGTCCAGGGCGACAACCACCTGAACTCCTTCGTCATCAGCAAAGACCTCACGCTGGACCAGTTGGCTGAGCGCATGCAGGCCGCCATCACCAAGGATCAGCTCGGCAACGGCCTGAACTTCACCGGTTCCACGGTCGTCTTCAGCGACGAGGGCGAGACGAACGGCCAGCTGCTTGCCACCTCCGGCAAGAAGGGCCTCGTTGGCCGCATCAACTTCACCGGGGAGCAGAACCTCATCTCCGCTCTCGGCTTTGGCGAGGTCGTCGCCCCGGAAGACCCCGTCTACTCGATCGCCGTCACCAACCTCGGTCTGCCGGTCGGCGAACGCACGAGCACGACCACGAAGATCGCCGGCAGTCGCGCCGTGGGCCTCATCCAGGGAATCGACCTGGTGTTCACGCCGCCCACCCAGGCCTACGTGACCAGCCAGGCTGCGGTCCCCGCCATCAGGATCACTTCCGGGTTCACCTTTCAGGTGCAGGATTCGACCGGCATGGGCGCTTCGAACATCGTTTCCGTCACGATCACGACGGGAACCTTCAGCATGGAGCAGATCGCCTCGATCGTCGATACGACGCTTTCAACCTCGACCGCGGCGACCACCGTCCGTGTCCGACTGAATGATGCATCCGCCCTCGAATTCTATACCACCGACACAGGTTCGGGCGCGTATATCAATATCGCGAACGCCCCTGTCGGAAATGCCTTGGGAGTCGCCGATGGCCGCTACTCCGGGACCGGCGGAACCGGAGCTTCGACGACGGGAACCAATCCTCCGCTTCTCGACTTCACCTCTACCGCCTCGGGCGGCATCGGAAGTGTCGCGTTCACCGTCACGGATTTCCATTCCACCGCAGTCTATACCGTCAAGCTGACGGCAAACTTCACCGGCGGCGGTCTGGCTTCCCTCGTGCAGACCATCAACAACCAGCTCGCCGGAACCATGATCCGGGCCGAGGCCGTCGATGGCGTTCTTCGGATGAAATCTCTGGAGACGGGTTTCAATTCAGGATTCACGATTGCAACGGCAACCGGGACCATCGCGACGAGCCTCTTCATCAATTACGGAACCTATACCGGAGTCAACGGCAGCGCGGCCGTCCAGAGTTTCGCATTCAACGACAGCACCGTTGTCTACGGCTTCAACATCCCCGAATCAACCGCGACGGCCACGGCCGATCCTTTGCGGTTCTATGTTGCCGATCTCGACGGAAACGGCATGACGATCTCCGTTGCCGCAGGCACGGCCGGAGCTTCGTTCCTGGCGATCGGTGACCTGGCTCGAATGATCAATGCTCAGGCCAATGTAGCCGGGGTTCAGGTTGCTGCCGAAGTCGAAACGGCCACGCAGACGCTCAGGCTTTTCTCTTCCGTTCCCGGGAAAAAGGGGGAAGTGACGCTTTCGGATCTCGGCGGAGTGGCCGGCTCCATGAATACCCTTCAGAGCGTTCTGGGCATCACGCCTCAGACGTATGCGAACGGCATCGGTGATTACTCCTACAAGGTGCATGTCAAGGATACGTCGATCAGCTTCCAGATCGGCGCGAATCAGGGCGAAACCGAGAAGGCCCATATCTGTCGGACGGATGTGGTGGCCCTCGGGATCATGGATCTCGACCTGACGACGATCGCCTCGTCCGAAAACGCGATCACCCTCGTCGACCAGGCGCTTCAGAAGATCTCCTCCGAGCGCTCGAGACTGGGGGCGATCGAGAACCGCATGTTCTATACGACGAACAGCCTTCGCGTCGCCCTCGAGAACATGTCCGCCGCGGACTCCCAGATTCGCGATCTCGACATGGCGGGCGAAGTCATCAACCTCACGAAGTATCAGATCCTGCAGCAGGCCAGCAACTCGATGCTCGCCCAGGCGAACGTCTCGTCGCAGCGCGTTCTCGACCTGCTCAGATAA
- the csrA gene encoding carbon storage regulator CsrA — protein MLVLTRKINEKIIIGDDIEIVLVDIGKDQVKIGINAPKTVKVHRWEVYEEIQRENREAAKIKSLDALKNLPLDILKNFGKKSK, from the coding sequence ATGCTCGTATTGACGCGGAAGATCAACGAGAAAATAATTATAGGTGATGATATAGAAATAGTCCTGGTCGACATCGGAAAGGACCAGGTCAAGATCGGCATCAATGCCCCGAAGACCGTGAAGGTCCACCGCTGGGAAGTCTACGAGGAGATTCAGCGCGAGAACCGCGAGGCGGCCAAGATCAAGTCGCTCGACGCGCTCAAGAACCTTCCTCTCGACATCTTGAAAAATTTCGGCAAGAAATCGAAATGA
- the fliW gene encoding flagellar assembly protein FliW — MKIATARFGEIEVVPEEIIEFAEGLLGFEESHRFVILNPQDGSPFRWLQCIENGDLAFVIIEPLNFMFEYDLSISDSDADFLGLKTAEDAVLYAIVTIPENPSDMTANLQGPIVINAKTRKGRQVISSNSRHSVRTRILDEMKRRAEEIRKVTNSLNSSEKKGGEG, encoded by the coding sequence ATGAAGATTGCCACCGCACGATTTGGTGAGATCGAGGTCGTTCCGGAAGAAATCATCGAGTTTGCCGAGGGACTGCTCGGCTTTGAGGAATCACACCGGTTTGTCATTCTCAATCCTCAGGACGGAAGCCCCTTCAGGTGGCTCCAGTGCATCGAGAATGGCGATCTGGCCTTCGTCATCATCGAACCCCTGAACTTCATGTTCGAATACGATCTCAGCATTTCGGACAGCGATGCCGACTTTTTAGGCCTCAAGACCGCCGAGGATGCCGTTCTCTACGCGATCGTCACGATCCCGGAGAATCCCTCGGACATGACCGCGAATCTTCAGGGGCCGATCGTCATCAACGCGAAGACCCGCAAGGGGCGTCAGGTCATTTCCTCCAACAGCCGCCATTCGGTCAGGACGCGCATTCTCGACGAGATGAAGCGCCGCGCCGAGGAGATCCGCAAGGTCACCAACTCCCTCAACTCCTCCGAAAAAAAGGGGGGAGAGGGCTGA
- the flgL gene encoding flagellar hook-associated protein FlgL, giving the protein MRVSNQWVTKSFLTVLNKNHTALSKLQVQISSGKQYSLASENPVSNALSMAYKTQISETSQYKKNISTTTTWLNSADSALTTLETILQRARELAVQGANDTLVQADRDAIAAEINELIKNVADIANTNVNGEYIFSGHDVQTKTIDLLGGNRAGAMNDIITFSTGQLRQDINIGNNVDVTYGGDSKKLTGEIDRHVLATRNVTGTELFFRSGTISPQPMFGNELPTLNGMMPLSVLNDGNGVQAGVILIKDSNGIERKIDLSNVSRLEDVLYLIGQTGSFKAGIEEVPSDTAAALGIHKSGGAGNLILGLSDPAMLDRATPLSNLNSGAGVPQGFLSINTRDGRNLRVDLSGAATVGDVIDAINAADGGNSVSAAYDFIGKRLQIVDNTQGANEFSIESKRTQLYITDLPSHTAADLNILRNVGGGSQIVQNYDPAVENENTLLSTLNGGKGFETGYLDITGHDGTTTRVDLTAASTIRDVIDAINTQTGGAQTALLDPTSKRLVINDTTVGTGDFKIEEVNGAQPVSVRDMTTVAASLGLLQHSTNGTIIGSVLAPGGLTPASQLSTLTPPPEIGKIVIRGGDGEPVPIDLTQAATIQDVLDRINETGKFKAVWDSTYNRFEVADVSGAVGDKGFTIEERTNTARDLGFLAGAMNHTTSTLTGTPITSKALPTLLGSVDLNPAVDESTELSALNSGRTLNKGVNLGVIRITDKAGNFKAIDLRGAKTIKDVLDRINDRTNGIGVEARINANRDGIDIVDKTGGSGWLQIIDIGASAAADLGILGKTIETQIRGSDIDPAVTASTKIGLLRVNEGGVPLGKVYVQSGDYSGTIDLTGVKTVGELMEKLSTTDSNFNMAAWVDSDGKHLNITNTKGQAYIKVRDLGETASASALGLGGSRSIFETLVDLRDNLYRNDSKAISEESIKVIQEDIERVLRVHAEVGSRINRLEYAKEKAETINLNLSKMLSEVEDIDMTEAITRMTQYETAFQAALQTGAKLLQTTLMDFLS; this is encoded by the coding sequence ATGCGGGTTTCAAACCAGTGGGTCACGAAATCGTTCCTGACGGTTCTCAACAAGAACCATACGGCTCTGAGCAAGCTCCAGGTGCAGATCAGTTCGGGCAAGCAATACAGCCTCGCCTCGGAAAATCCCGTAAGTAACGCCCTTTCCATGGCTTACAAGACGCAGATCTCCGAAACCAGCCAGTACAAGAAGAACATCTCCACCACCACGACCTGGCTGAACAGCGCGGACTCCGCGCTGACGACCCTCGAGACGATTCTCCAGCGCGCCCGCGAACTGGCCGTCCAGGGGGCGAACGACACCCTCGTTCAGGCCGATCGCGATGCCATCGCGGCCGAAATAAACGAATTGATCAAAAACGTGGCCGATATTGCGAACACGAACGTGAACGGCGAATACATCTTCTCCGGCCACGACGTCCAGACGAAGACGATCGACCTCCTCGGCGGCAATCGGGCAGGCGCGATGAACGACATCATCACGTTCTCGACCGGCCAGCTGCGCCAGGATATCAATATCGGGAACAATGTCGACGTCACCTACGGCGGCGATTCGAAGAAGCTGACCGGGGAAATAGACCGCCACGTGCTCGCCACGCGCAATGTGACGGGCACCGAGCTGTTCTTCCGGAGCGGGACGATCAGCCCCCAGCCGATGTTCGGAAACGAACTCCCGACGCTCAACGGCATGATGCCGCTTTCCGTGCTGAACGACGGAAACGGCGTCCAAGCCGGCGTCATTCTCATCAAGGATTCCAACGGCATCGAGCGGAAGATCGATCTCTCGAACGTGAGCCGTCTCGAGGACGTTCTGTATCTCATCGGGCAGACCGGTTCCTTCAAGGCAGGAATCGAAGAAGTGCCTTCGGATACGGCCGCGGCTCTCGGAATCCACAAGAGCGGAGGGGCGGGAAACCTGATTCTTGGTTTGTCCGATCCGGCGATGCTCGATCGCGCCACCCCGCTGTCCAACCTGAACTCGGGGGCGGGCGTTCCGCAGGGCTTTCTCAGCATCAACACGCGCGACGGCAGGAACCTGCGCGTCGATCTTTCCGGCGCCGCGACCGTCGGCGACGTCATCGATGCGATCAACGCGGCCGACGGCGGCAACTCGGTCAGCGCCGCCTACGATTTCATCGGCAAGCGCCTGCAGATCGTCGATAACACGCAGGGAGCGAACGAGTTCTCGATCGAGTCGAAGCGGACCCAGTTGTATATCACGGACCTTCCCTCGCATACCGCGGCGGACCTGAACATCTTGCGGAACGTCGGGGGGGGGAGCCAGATCGTCCAGAACTACGATCCGGCTGTCGAGAACGAGAACACGCTTCTCAGCACGCTCAACGGGGGAAAAGGCTTCGAGACGGGGTATCTCGACATCACCGGTCATGACGGAACGACCACCCGGGTCGATCTGACCGCCGCCTCCACGATCCGCGACGTCATCGATGCGATCAACACCCAGACCGGCGGCGCGCAGACGGCGCTTCTCGATCCTACTTCGAAACGCCTCGTCATCAACGACACGACGGTGGGAACGGGTGACTTCAAAATCGAGGAAGTGAATGGAGCCCAGCCGGTTTCGGTACGCGACATGACGACGGTCGCGGCCAGCCTCGGCCTGCTTCAGCACTCCACCAACGGAACGATCATCGGCTCGGTGCTCGCGCCCGGCGGTCTGACCCCTGCCTCGCAGCTTTCGACCCTGACCCCGCCGCCTGAAATCGGGAAGATCGTCATCCGCGGCGGCGACGGTGAACCGGTCCCGATCGATCTCACGCAGGCCGCGACCATTCAGGACGTGCTCGATCGGATCAACGAGACGGGCAAGTTCAAGGCCGTCTGGGATTCGACCTACAACCGGTTCGAAGTCGCCGACGTGTCCGGCGCCGTCGGCGACAAGGGTTTCACGATCGAAGAACGCACGAACACGGCGCGCGACCTTGGCTTCCTTGCGGGCGCCATGAACCACACCACGAGCACGCTGACGGGAACGCCGATCACGTCGAAGGCGCTTCCGACGCTGCTCGGTTCCGTCGATCTCAATCCGGCGGTCGATGAATCAACCGAGCTTTCAGCGCTCAACTCGGGGCGGACCCTGAACAAAGGGGTGAATCTCGGCGTCATCCGTATCACCGACAAGGCCGGCAATTTCAAGGCTATCGACCTGCGCGGGGCGAAAACGATCAAGGACGTTCTCGACAGAATCAACGACCGCACGAACGGCATCGGCGTGGAAGCGCGGATCAATGCGAACCGCGATGGGATCGACATCGTCGACAAAACGGGCGGCTCCGGTTGGCTTCAGATCATCGACATCGGCGCTTCCGCGGCTGCCGACCTGGGGATTCTGGGAAAGACCATCGAAACGCAGATTCGCGGTTCCGACATCGATCCGGCGGTGACCGCATCGACGAAAATCGGCCTGTTGCGTGTCAACGAAGGCGGCGTTCCTCTCGGCAAGGTCTACGTGCAGAGCGGAGATTACTCGGGAACGATCGACCTGACCGGCGTGAAGACCGTCGGCGAGCTGATGGAAAAACTCTCGACGACGGATTCGAATTTCAACATGGCCGCATGGGTCGATTCCGACGGGAAGCATCTGAACATCACCAACACGAAGGGCCAGGCCTATATCAAGGTGCGCGATCTCGGCGAGACGGCCTCGGCCTCGGCGCTGGGCCTGGGGGGCTCCCGGAGCATCTTCGAGACCCTCGTGGATCTTCGCGACAACCTGTACCGGAACGATTCGAAGGCGATTTCCGAGGAAAGCATCAAGGTCATCCAGGAGGACATCGAGCGCGTCCTGAGAGTTCATGCCGAGGTCGGCAGCAGAATCAATAGACTCGAATATGCAAAGGAAAAAGCCGAGACGATCAACTTGAACCTAAGCAAAATGCTCTCGGAGGTCGAAGATATAGATATGACGGAAGCCATCACCCGGATGACCCAGTACGAAACTGCCTTCCAGGCCGCCCTGCAGACCGGGGCGAAGCTTCTCCAGACCACGCTCATGGATTTTCTGAGTTAA
- the flgK gene encoding flagellar hook-associated protein FlgK, with protein sequence MRATFFGIEIGKRGILTQRSAMEVTSHNIANANTEGYARQRAVLAASDPWSIPSFISQTCAQQVGTGVDVVKIESLRDAFVDEKIIRQSSILQEKTTANDLMKEVEAILNEPNDMTLRSQMDKFWAAWEELSLNPSSIELRQNLVEQSQTLIEQFKEIDTNLNVLQGVTDHATSGSISDQLEDAVKQVNSLSSRIAELNVTIEQMEVTNANANDLRDKRQLLVEEMSKLIAVDTTWDSAGHLTLRSGNQLLVEHSFSHDLYIVTKDKSLPTTVSGSADYPRLSDRPDVAEAVFNHSGSTGHITLDVVQTAKAHQVYSFLSYNPLTGPLSTFGVTSGTFSINGRTFYLDAEKTSMKDLAAMIDAGNVEIDATLNESGQLWMTSTLTGTEHKMTFADGTSNLMTVLNLQQNQEARDAIFNYNGNQFVRQGNVVADAVPGVTLIIKSHGVANLDLHPTVTGGKISALLELRDNNIQAYRDKFNEMAYRLISEVNEVHRKGFGLDGETGRNFFRAVSTDDPSLPYKNVIANLALEEYIVSNTNAIAAAQGTLEKATDRLPTFNGVGDGGNATLIAQIKQKYFFNDGKANFDDFYGSIITQVATHSQRYETQMTTSRDLMTQLESKRDEISGVSLDEELTNLIKFQHAYNAASRVITTVDEMLDKIINGMLR encoded by the coding sequence ATGAGGGCCACATTTTTCGGCATCGAGATCGGCAAACGTGGAATCCTGACCCAGCGGTCGGCGATGGAAGTGACCTCGCACAACATCGCCAACGCCAACACCGAAGGCTACGCGCGGCAACGGGCGGTGCTCGCCGCCTCCGACCCGTGGTCGATTCCGAGTTTCATTTCGCAGACGTGCGCCCAGCAGGTCGGAACCGGCGTCGATGTCGTGAAGATCGAAAGCCTTCGCGACGCCTTCGTCGACGAGAAGATCATCCGGCAGAGTTCGATCCTCCAGGAAAAGACGACGGCCAACGACCTGATGAAGGAAGTCGAGGCGATCCTCAACGAGCCGAACGACATGACCCTCCGCAGCCAGATGGACAAGTTCTGGGCGGCCTGGGAAGAGCTTTCGTTGAACCCTTCAAGCATCGAGCTCCGTCAGAACCTGGTCGAACAGAGCCAGACCCTCATCGAGCAGTTCAAGGAAATCGATACCAACCTGAATGTCCTCCAGGGCGTCACCGATCACGCGACGAGCGGGAGCATCAGCGACCAGCTCGAAGACGCCGTGAAGCAGGTGAACAGCCTCTCCTCGCGGATCGCCGAGCTGAACGTCACGATCGAGCAGATGGAGGTCACCAACGCGAACGCGAACGACCTGCGCGACAAGCGCCAGCTGCTCGTCGAGGAGATGTCGAAGCTCATCGCCGTCGACACCACCTGGGATTCCGCCGGGCATCTCACCCTGAGGTCGGGAAACCAACTGCTGGTCGAGCATTCGTTCTCCCACGACCTGTACATCGTCACCAAGGACAAGTCGCTGCCGACGACGGTGAGCGGAAGTGCCGATTATCCCCGATTGTCCGACAGGCCCGACGTCGCCGAGGCGGTGTTCAACCACTCAGGATCGACCGGCCACATCACGCTGGACGTGGTGCAGACGGCAAAGGCGCACCAGGTCTACTCGTTCCTGTCGTATAACCCGCTGACCGGGCCGCTTTCCACTTTCGGCGTCACGAGCGGAACATTCTCGATCAACGGCCGCACCTTCTATCTCGATGCCGAAAAAACGTCGATGAAGGACCTCGCCGCGATGATCGACGCGGGGAACGTCGAGATCGACGCGACGCTGAACGAATCCGGCCAGCTCTGGATGACTTCCACCCTCACGGGGACCGAGCACAAGATGACGTTCGCCGACGGAACGAGCAACCTGATGACGGTGCTCAACCTCCAGCAGAACCAGGAAGCGCGCGATGCGATCTTCAATTACAACGGCAACCAGTTCGTGCGACAGGGAAACGTGGTCGCCGACGCCGTTCCCGGGGTGACCCTCATCATCAAGAGCCACGGCGTCGCCAATCTCGACCTCCACCCGACGGTCACCGGCGGCAAAATCAGCGCCCTTCTCGAGTTGCGCGACAACAACATCCAGGCCTACCGCGACAAGTTCAACGAGATGGCCTATCGGCTCATCTCCGAGGTCAACGAGGTCCACCGGAAGGGGTTCGGCCTCGACGGCGAAACCGGGAGAAACTTTTTCAGGGCCGTTTCCACGGATGACCCGAGCCTTCCCTACAAGAACGTCATCGCCAATCTGGCCCTGGAAGAATATATCGTAAGCAATACAAATGCGATAGCGGCAGCGCAGGGAACGCTCGAAAAGGCGACCGACAGACTGCCGACGTTCAACGGCGTCGGCGACGGCGGAAACGCGACCCTCATCGCCCAGATCAAGCAGAAATACTTTTTCAACGACGGGAAGGCGAATTTCGACGACTTCTACGGTTCGATCATCACCCAGGTCGCGACGCACAGCCAGCGGTACGAAACGCAGATGACGACTTCCCGGGACCTGATGACGCAACTGGAGTCGAAGCGGGACGAGATTTCCGGCGTGTCGCTGGACGAGGAACTCACGAACCTGATCAAGTTCCAGCACGCCTACAACGCGGCTTCCCGCGTCATCACCACGGTCGACGAAATGCTGGACAAGATCATCAACGGCATGCTCCGGTGA